CCTGACCCTGTCGACGGACCCACGGAGCCAGCCGCTCACCGTCGGCATCAACAGCTTCATCGGCAACTACACCGTGGAGTGGAACTACCTGTTCGCCGGATCGGTCGTCGCGATCGTGCCGGTCGTGGTGCTGTTCGCCCTGATCGAGCGGCACGTCGTCTCCGGACTGACCGCCGGATCGCTCAAGTAGCCGCCCGCGCCGCGAGCACACCCCCGAACCGGCCGCGCCCCGGACCAGCCACGCCCGGACCGCCGCCGCCCCGAACCGCCCACCTCGTCGACCACCGACAGGAGCATCCCCGTGCGCTTACACCGACCCCGACCCCGAGCCCGCTCCCGAGCCCGCCTCCGCCGGGCCGCCCTCACCGCGGCCCTGGCCAGCCTCGCCGCCCTGGCCAGCCCCACCCTGCCGGCCCGGGCCGCGGGCACCCCCTCCGCCGTCCTCGACCAGGGCCACCAGAGCGTCAGCTGGCAGAGCCCCGGCTACGCCAAGGGGACGCTCGGCGGCGCCACCAGCTGCCCGAGCGCCGCGCAGGACCCGGACGGCGCCGTCTGCAGCCGCTTCGACCTGACCGTCGACGTGCCGGCCGGCTACTGGGACGACAACCCGGAGGGCGGCATCCCGCTCTCCATCCAGTGGCAGAACCCCACCGACGACTTCGACCTCTACATCTACGACGCCACCGGCAAGGAGGTCGCCGAGAGCGCGGGCACCGCCGACCCCGAGGCGACCGTCATCCCGAAGGCCTCCGGCACCTACCACGTCCTGGTCGTCCCGTACGACGTCCACGGCGGTTCCTTCACCGGCCGCGCCTACCTGCCGAAGACCACCGACGCGGGCGACCTGACCGCCTTCTCCGGCTCCCAGGGCAGCTACGACATCTCCGCCGGCCCGCTGAAGGCCAAGGTCGACTTCCTCGCCGACGACCGGCTGCGGCTGCGCGCCGCCCCGGACGGCGTGTTCACCGACCCGGCCGGCCGCACCATCATCCGCGAGCAGCCCGAACTCCAGCGCGACACCAGCACCTTCGACGCCGGCGACTACCACGGCATCCGCTCCCAGGACGTGGTGCTGCGGGTCTACAAGCACCCGCTGCGGTTCGCCCTGTACAAGGCCGACAACAGCACCGTGATCTGGCAGGAGGACGCGCCGCTGCGCTGGAGCACCGGCGGCCTGCGGCAGAGCCTGGTGCGCGGCGCCGACGAGCAGTTCTTCGGCGGCGGCGAGCAGAACGGCAGCTTCTCGCACCGCGACCGGACCGTGCATGTCTCCAACAGCTTCGACTGGAACGAGGGCGGCTACAACAACTCCCAGCCCTTCTACGTCTCCAGTGCCGGCTACGGCGTCTTCCGCAACACCTTCGCCCCGGGGATCTACGACTTCGGCTCGCCGGTCCGCACCGGGCAGCAGGAACGGCGCCTGGACGCCTACTACTTCACCGGTGACGTGAAGTCGGTGATCGGGCAGTACACCGCCCTGGTCGGCAAGCCCTTCATGCCGCCGGTCTACGGCCTGGAGCCCGGCGACTCCGACTGCTACCTGCACAACGCCAACCGCGGCGAGCGCCACACCACCGACGCCGTGAAGATCGCCGACGGCTACGTGCAGAACGGGATGCCGCTCGGCTGGATGCTGGTCAACGACGGCTACGGCTGCGGCTACGAGAACCTGCCGCAGACCGGCGAGGGCCTGCGGAAGGACCACGCCCAGCTCGGCCTCTGGACGCAGAACGGGCTGCCCAACCAGGCCGAGGAGGTCAAGGCCGGGGTCCGGGTGCGCAAGCTCGACGTGGCCTGGGTCGGCAACGGCTACGACTTCGCGCTGAACGCCTGCGACCAGGCCAAGGCCGGCATCGAGGACAACAGCGACGCCCGCGGGTTCGTCTGGCTGCCCGTCTCCTGGGCCGGTGCCCAGCGCTGCGGCGTGCTGTGGAGCGGCGACCAGAGCCTGTCCTGGGACTACATCCGCTGGCAGATCCCCACCTACGCCGGCGCCACCATGTCCGGCATCGCCTACAACACCGGGGACGTCGGCTCCATCTTCCGCCGCGACCCGAAGATGTACACCCGCGACCTGCAGTGGAAGGCCTTCCTCCCGGCCATCATGACGATGGACGGCTGGGCCCGCGACATGTCCGGCAAGGAGCAGCGCGACCAGCAGCCGTGGCTGGACGGCGAGCCCTACACCTCGATCAACCGCAAGTACCTGCAGCTGAAGGAACGACTGCTGCCGTACATGTACACCCTGTCCGCCGAGGCCACCAAGACCGGCATCGGCGCCGTGCGCCCGCTCGCCCTGGAGTACCCGAACGACCCGGGCGCCCTCGGGCCGAACGCCACGTACGAGTTCCTGGCCGGGCCGGACTTCCTGGTCGCGCCGGTCTACTCCGACACCTCGGTGCGCAACGGCATCCACCTGCCGGAGGGCACCTGGACCGACTACTGGACCGGACGCACCTACCAGGGCCCGACCACGATCGACGGCTACTCCGCGCCGCTCGACACCCTGCCGCTGTTCGTCAGGGGTGGTGCGATCGTGCCGATGTGGCCCGAGGGCACACTGTCCTGGCAGACCAGGAACCGCGGCGAACTCGACTACGACCTCTACCCGCAGGCCCAGGGGGACTCCTCCTACACCCTGTACGAGGACGACGGGGTCACCCGGCAGTTCACCGCCGGCTCCTCCGCCACCCAGCAGGTGGACGTCCACGCCGCCGGGCCGGTCACCGTGGTCAAGGTCGGTGCCAGCGTGGGCAGTTACGCCGGGAAGCCGGCCGCCCGGGCGTACCGCTTCACGGTGCACGGCCAGCCCGCCCCGCGCCAGGTGGTCACCCGGGGCGGCCCGC
The genomic region above belongs to Streptomyces sp. 1331.2 and contains:
- a CDS encoding glycoside hydrolase family 31 protein, which encodes MRLHRPRPRARSRARLRRAALTAALASLAALASPTLPARAAGTPSAVLDQGHQSVSWQSPGYAKGTLGGATSCPSAAQDPDGAVCSRFDLTVDVPAGYWDDNPEGGIPLSIQWQNPTDDFDLYIYDATGKEVAESAGTADPEATVIPKASGTYHVLVVPYDVHGGSFTGRAYLPKTTDAGDLTAFSGSQGSYDISAGPLKAKVDFLADDRLRLRAAPDGVFTDPAGRTIIREQPELQRDTSTFDAGDYHGIRSQDVVLRVYKHPLRFALYKADNSTVIWQEDAPLRWSTGGLRQSLVRGADEQFFGGGEQNGSFSHRDRTVHVSNSFDWNEGGYNNSQPFYVSSAGYGVFRNTFAPGIYDFGSPVRTGQQERRLDAYYFTGDVKSVIGQYTALVGKPFMPPVYGLEPGDSDCYLHNANRGERHTTDAVKIADGYVQNGMPLGWMLVNDGYGCGYENLPQTGEGLRKDHAQLGLWTQNGLPNQAEEVKAGVRVRKLDVAWVGNGYDFALNACDQAKAGIEDNSDARGFVWLPVSWAGAQRCGVLWSGDQSLSWDYIRWQIPTYAGATMSGIAYNTGDVGSIFRRDPKMYTRDLQWKAFLPAIMTMDGWARDMSGKEQRDQQPWLDGEPYTSINRKYLQLKERLLPYMYTLSAEATKTGIGAVRPLALEYPNDPGALGPNATYEFLAGPDFLVAPVYSDTSVRNGIHLPEGTWTDYWTGRTYQGPTTIDGYSAPLDTLPLFVRGGAIVPMWPEGTLSWQTRNRGELDYDLYPQAQGDSSYTLYEDDGVTRQFTAGSSATQQVDVHAAGPVTVVKVGASVGSYAGKPAARAYRFTVHGQPAPRQVVTRGGPLPRIASAAALDSAAAGWYYDTATGVTRVKTADQPTDQGFSVELIHGGH